From Borrelia sp. RT5S, the proteins below share one genomic window:
- the rpmG gene encoding 50S ribosomal protein L33 — protein sequence MSKKKGKGAVELVALVCEETGIRNYTTTKNRRNRQEKLELMKYCPVLRRHTLHKEGKIK from the coding sequence ATGAGTAAGAAAAAAGGAAAGGGTGCCGTTGAGCTTGTTGCTTTGGTGTGTGAGGAAACGGGTATTAGAAATTATACAACTACTAAAAATAGGCGTAATAGACAGGAAAAATTGGAGTTGATGAAGTATTGCCCGGTGCTCAGAAGGCATACTCTTCATAAAGAGGGAAAAATAAAGTAG
- a CDS encoding DUF3996 domain-containing protein, with product MKILLTLVVFLLLAHTSTAQQIDPLDLDNVLREKENLNNLFGVGFGIGNPITNVTISLPYLDIEFGYGGFNGLHPNNFTPYIIGGIDVMFKEELYQNTIMGGGFGVGVDWSQEKPTNSPAAEKPEQNEDEDEGEDGGEDLSQTTPQNRLGIVLRLPISLEYSFLKNIVIGFKAVATLGGIMLLDSMSMEGMRFGFFGVGYLKIYM from the coding sequence ATGAAAATATTATTGACATTGGTTGTGTTTCTGTTGCTGGCCCACACATCTACTGCTCAACAAATTGATCCATTAGATCTTGATAATGTGCTAAGAGAAAAAGAAAACTTAAATAACTTATTTGGGGTAGGTTTTGGTATTGGAAACCCCATTACTAATGTTACAATTTCCCTTCCATATTTGGATATAGAGTTTGGATATGGAGGCTTTAATGGTCTGCATCCTAATAATTTCACACCCTACATTATTGGCGGAATTGACGTTATGTTTAAAGAAGAGCTTTATCAGAACACCATAATGGGTGGTGGCTTTGGCGTGGGTGTGGATTGGTCTCAAGAAAAACCAACCAACTCGCCTGCTGCGGAAAAACCAGAACAAAATGAGGATGAGGATGAAGGTGAGGATGGCGGAGAGGATCTTTCACAGACTACACCTCAAAACAGATTAGGCATTGTCCTAAGGCTTCCTATTTCATTAGAATACAGCTTCTTAAAAAATATTGTAATAGGGTTTAAGGCTGTGGCTACGCTTGGGGGGATAATGTTACTGGATTCTATGTCAATGGAGGGGATGAGATTCGGATTTTTCGGTGTGGGATACCTAAAAATATACATGTGA
- the proS gene encoding proline--tRNA ligase, translating into MGSFITSREEDYSKWYLDIVREAKLVDYSPVKGCMVIMPYGYAIWERIRSVLDDKFKETGHENAYFPLLIPYEFLEREQDHVEGFSPELAVVTTAGGETLSEPLVLRPTSETIIWNMYSKWIKSYRDLPIKINQWANIIRWEKRTRPFLRTTEFLWQEGHTAHETAEEAESETLFILNLYKQFVEDYLAIPVFHGKKTEREKFAGAVCTHTIEALMQDKKALQAGTSHYLGLNFAKAFDVKFQNKKGEIEYVSATSWGVSTRLIGALIMVHSDNRGLMLPPKIAPIELIVVPIFKRDDEINKKILEYATTILNKLKKEKFRVEIDKDMRNSIGFRFSSAELKGIPIRIEIGSNDILMDCVTIARRDKDKNSKYQISVKDLSSKIRDELESMQCDLFNKALEFRNSNTKEIVGEGDESYNAFKTYIDNHLGFVISSWCGSEVCEESIKDDTKATIRCIPEDFKNRTMGNLSCIYCRAEARHFVLFAKSY; encoded by the coding sequence ATGGGTAGTTTTATTACTTCAAGAGAAGAAGATTATTCTAAGTGGTACTTAGATATAGTGCGGGAGGCAAAACTTGTTGATTATAGTCCTGTTAAAGGATGCATGGTTATTATGCCTTACGGTTATGCTATTTGGGAGAGAATTAGAAGCGTTCTTGATGATAAGTTTAAAGAAACAGGCCATGAGAATGCATATTTTCCATTGCTTATTCCTTATGAGTTTTTAGAAAGGGAGCAGGATCATGTTGAAGGATTTTCACCGGAGCTTGCTGTTGTAACAACTGCTGGGGGTGAAACATTGAGCGAGCCTTTGGTTCTAAGGCCCACCTCTGAGACAATCATTTGGAATATGTACAGTAAGTGGATAAAGTCCTACAGAGATTTGCCTATCAAGATTAATCAGTGGGCAAATATTATTCGTTGGGAAAAGAGAACAAGACCGTTTTTGCGAACGACTGAGTTTTTATGGCAAGAAGGACATACTGCCCATGAAACTGCAGAGGAAGCGGAGAGTGAAACTTTGTTTATTTTAAACCTTTATAAGCAGTTTGTTGAGGATTATTTAGCTATTCCCGTATTTCATGGAAAGAAGACAGAAAGAGAAAAATTTGCGGGTGCTGTTTGTACGCATACGATTGAGGCATTGATGCAGGATAAGAAAGCATTACAGGCTGGAACATCTCATTATTTGGGTTTGAATTTTGCAAAGGCTTTCGATGTTAAATTCCAAAATAAAAAGGGAGAGATTGAATATGTTTCAGCTACTAGTTGGGGAGTTTCAACCAGACTAATTGGGGCCCTGATTATGGTTCATTCCGATAACAGGGGTTTGATGCTGCCACCTAAAATAGCACCGATTGAACTCATTGTTGTTCCTATTTTTAAAAGAGACGATGAGATAAATAAAAAGATTCTTGAGTATGCTACTACCATCCTTAACAAATTGAAGAAAGAAAAATTTAGAGTTGAGATTGATAAAGATATGAGAAATTCTATAGGATTTAGATTTTCTTCTGCAGAACTTAAAGGGATTCCAATACGTATTGAAATAGGGTCTAATGATATTCTTATGGACTGTGTCACTATTGCAAGGAGAGATAAAGATAAGAATTCTAAGTATCAGATATCAGTTAAGGATTTGTCATCTAAAATTAGAGATGAGCTTGAAAGTATGCAGTGTGATTTATTTAATAAAGCTTTGGAGTTTAGAAATTCAAACACTAAAGAAATCGTTGGAGAGGGGGATGAGAGTTATAATGCTTTCAAGACTTACATTGATAATCATTTGGGATTTGTGATTTCTTCATGGTGTGGGAGTGAAGTATGTGAAGAGAGCATTAAAGATGATACAAAGGCCACAATAAGGTGCATTCCTGAAGATTTTAAAAATAGAACCATGGGCAACTTAAGTTGCATTTATTGCAGGGCGGAGGCCAGGCATTTTGTTTTATTTGCAAAATCTTACTAG
- a CDS encoding SH3 domain-containing protein has translation MEVMHSKMYSRFNKFTKNLDVSKKSICILFFVFFLCCLNKPNKYGIVLDSKNREKLPNGSLVQIEDTSQNKKTITIKHNDTRFMVHEFTIQEFKTKEEAEKFRLNITPYINKYAISKKDTLPLRGSPDNYKDNIIYRIPKDSILKIISIGEETKAGSLQGRWIYVLTKDGYKGYVFDYALEFFDNITGKIITNSLDQSLQDDIINTFKNIKYLRPLYYEKMIANHIYNTDLLRKEYGLFFTSQNEVRLNMPELNLIFKFDIVDAVKPNGFLFRSSNSDKDFILLEKGSSNYYNSYIKVKEHELEAKFVIIEQIIEKIMLEVETQNKNLIQRLTSYEILENETYGNIEFKSDGTFIWRANSKLNNLPSSGKFKITGFTPNLQISYKNAIKLISDDNKEFFCLLDYTKNALQLIFVNSENVEDDIITDDKDKIAVVLFSGIHST, from the coding sequence ATGGAAGTTATGCATAGCAAAATGTACTCTAGGTTCAATAAATTTACCAAAAATTTGGATGTGAGCAAGAAATCAATCTGCATTTTGTTTTTTGTATTTTTTTTGTGTTGTCTTAACAAACCTAATAAGTATGGTATTGTTCTAGATTCAAAAAATAGAGAAAAGCTTCCAAATGGATCTCTTGTACAAATAGAAGATACCAGTCAAAACAAAAAAACAATAACAATAAAGCATAACGACACAAGATTTATGGTACATGAATTTACAATACAAGAATTTAAAACAAAAGAAGAAGCAGAAAAATTTAGGCTAAACATTACCCCATATATAAATAAATACGCCATAAGCAAAAAAGACACTCTACCTTTAAGAGGATCTCCTGATAACTACAAAGATAACATAATATACAGAATTCCAAAGGACTCCATCTTGAAAATAATAAGCATTGGAGAAGAAACAAAAGCTGGTTCCCTTCAAGGTCGATGGATATATGTTTTAACAAAAGATGGTTACAAGGGTTACGTTTTCGACTATGCACTCGAATTTTTTGATAACATTACGGGTAAAATAATCACAAATTCGCTAGATCAATCCTTACAAGACGACATAATAAACACATTCAAAAATATTAAATATTTAAGGCCACTTTACTATGAAAAGATGATTGCTAACCATATTTACAACACTGACCTACTTAGGAAAGAATATGGTCTATTTTTCACTTCTCAAAACGAAGTAAGGCTAAATATGCCTGAATTAAACTTAATTTTCAAATTTGATATTGTTGATGCCGTTAAACCAAATGGGTTTTTATTCAGATCCAGCAATTCTGATAAAGATTTTATTCTCCTAGAAAAAGGATCTTCAAATTACTACAATTCATACATAAAAGTTAAAGAACACGAACTTGAAGCAAAATTTGTTATTATTGAACAAATTATTGAAAAAATCATGCTTGAAGTAGAAACGCAAAATAAAAACCTAATACAAAGATTAACATCTTATGAAATATTAGAAAATGAAACCTATGGAAATATTGAATTTAAATCAGATGGAACTTTTATTTGGAGGGCAAATTCAAAATTAAACAACTTACCAAGTTCTGGAAAGTTTAAAATAACAGGATTTACTCCGAATTTACAAATCTCATACAAAAATGCCATCAAGCTTATTTCTGATGACAATAAGGAATTTTTTTGCCTACTAGACTACACAAAAAATGCTTTACAACTCATATTCGTGAACTCTGAGAATGTTGAAGATGACATAATAACTGACGACAAGGATAAAATTGCAGTAGTGTTGTTCAGTGGAATTCATTCTACTTAA
- the nusG gene encoding transcription termination/antitermination protein NusG, whose protein sequence is MSRAWYVLQTFSQYEKKIEQEIKLLVSEGALGGEVLDVRAPIERVEEVRNGKKRVRERKIWPGYILVELDLPEVGWKDTVANLVKIPGVVSFVGTSKEQKPLPISDEEVKSVFMLTGEIKADKSIFVLYDFEEGERVRIKGGPFDSFEGAIGSIDYEKKKLKVAVQIFGRSTPVEVDFQHIEKI, encoded by the coding sequence ATGTCTAGGGCTTGGTATGTATTGCAGACTTTTTCTCAGTATGAAAAGAAGATAGAACAAGAGATAAAGCTTTTGGTAAGTGAGGGTGCTTTGGGTGGTGAAGTTTTGGATGTGAGGGCCCCCATAGAGAGAGTAGAAGAAGTTAGGAACGGAAAGAAAAGAGTTAGGGAGAGAAAGATTTGGCCGGGGTATATTTTGGTTGAGTTAGACCTTCCTGAGGTGGGTTGGAAAGATACTGTGGCCAATCTTGTTAAGATACCGGGTGTTGTGAGTTTTGTGGGTACTAGTAAGGAGCAAAAACCTCTTCCTATTAGTGATGAGGAGGTTAAGAGCGTGTTTATGCTTACTGGAGAAATTAAAGCTGATAAGTCCATTTTTGTACTTTATGATTTTGAAGAAGGTGAAAGGGTTAGAATTAAGGGAGGGCCTTTTGATTCTTTTGAAGGCGCTATTGGGTCTATCGATTATGAGAAAAAGAAGTTAAAGGTTGCGGTTCAAATTTTCGGAAGATCAACTCCTGTTGAGGTTGACTTTCAGCATATAGAGAAAATTTAA
- a CDS encoding DUF2259 domain-containing protein — protein sequence MRFFSLCLIFHSSLCFAEDVFFKNLGFSYDGSCFMFGEYSLEERGYYSRVYFVDVYKNSFVRPGVYTRVFNEYIDYVDTAEKSLYELLKIVDYRVKDLGINHLNKGRNIYLYVENGDSKADSLDFVDFLTGNRYQVSINKSFKDSLKSSAFTISFSVEDDDVLVKDIRGIGRENYYRKDVVDYKIRQIFLFPEEDGIVFVVEKVMMNSLGEQYGRFMVEVHKY from the coding sequence ATGCGTTTTTTTTCTTTGTGTCTCATTTTTCATTCCTCTTTGTGCTTTGCTGAAGATGTTTTTTTTAAGAATCTGGGTTTCTCTTATGATGGGTCTTGCTTTATGTTTGGTGAATATAGTCTTGAGGAGAGGGGATATTATTCTAGGGTTTATTTTGTAGATGTTTACAAAAATAGCTTTGTAAGGCCTGGGGTGTATACCAGGGTTTTTAATGAATACATAGATTATGTTGACACCGCTGAGAAGAGTCTTTATGAGCTCTTAAAGATAGTAGATTACAGAGTCAAGGACCTTGGCATAAATCACCTGAACAAAGGTAGGAATATTTACCTTTATGTTGAAAATGGAGATTCTAAAGCTGATTCTCTAGATTTTGTTGATTTTTTAACAGGGAATAGATACCAAGTTTCGATTAATAAATCATTTAAGGATTCTCTTAAATCATCTGCTTTTACTATTTCCTTCTCTGTTGAGGATGACGATGTTCTTGTTAAAGACATAAGAGGAATTGGTAGAGAAAATTATTACAGAAAAGATGTAGTTGATTATAAAATAAGACAGATTTTTTTGTTTCCTGAAGAAGACGGCATTGTTTTTGTGGTGGAGAAGGTTATGATGAATTCCCTTGGAGAGCAATATGGACGTTTTATGGTTGAAGTTCACAAGTATTAA
- a CDS encoding ankyrin repeat domain-containing protein: MLIAFILLTQFVVSLNANENTRIMQSLVKTLHHTSSQNYTDRKETLDSFVSSIDLNNTSILKYLRTIKNDFLIASVYFKNIEGTIIALTIGAEINYQYKISPLSISIINNDLETTKILIDYGININKIDETEHPSIFWAIYSNNEKIFNFLTEKGADLSLTLKSGKTPMQAAVETENTKLIEILLKKNTYIADAYKREIKNLKNKNIKNIFKKIQID, translated from the coding sequence ATGCTAATAGCATTCATATTACTAACACAGTTTGTTGTAAGCTTAAATGCAAATGAGAATACAAGAATAATGCAATCATTAGTAAAAACACTCCATCATACTTCTAGTCAAAATTACACGGATAGAAAAGAAACACTAGACAGTTTCGTTTCATCAATAGACCTAAACAACACTTCCATTCTAAAATATCTTCGCACAATAAAAAACGATTTTCTAATCGCATCTGTATATTTTAAAAATATAGAAGGCACTATTATTGCTCTAACTATCGGAGCAGAAATAAATTATCAATACAAAATATCCCCACTGTCGATTTCAATAATTAACAATGATTTAGAAACTACAAAAATATTAATAGACTACGGAATAAACATTAACAAAATAGACGAAACGGAGCATCCGTCAATCTTTTGGGCAATATACTCGAATAACGAAAAAATATTTAACTTTCTAACAGAAAAAGGAGCAGATTTAAGCCTTACACTTAAAAGCGGAAAAACGCCCATGCAAGCCGCAGTGGAGACTGAGAACACCAAACTAATCGAAATACTACTTAAAAAAAACACCTACATAGCAGACGCTTACAAAAGAGAAATTAAGAACCTCAAAAACAAGAATATAAAAAATATTTTCAAGAAAATTCAGATTGATTAA
- the rplK gene encoding 50S ribosomal protein L11, with product MSKKKREVAWVKLQVPAAQAAPGAKIGQALGPHGVSGPQFVKEFNEKTAKMEPGIVVPVIITIYSDKSFSFIVKTPPASVLIKKAIGIETGSKKSNTDKVGTISREKVSEIARVKMPDLNAKTEMAAFKIIAGSARSMGVEVEK from the coding sequence GTGTCTAAGAAAAAGAGAGAGGTTGCTTGGGTTAAGTTGCAGGTGCCGGCCGCTCAAGCTGCACCGGGGGCTAAGATAGGGCAGGCCCTTGGACCTCATGGTGTAAGTGGGCCTCAGTTTGTCAAGGAGTTTAACGAAAAAACGGCTAAAATGGAACCGGGTATTGTTGTTCCTGTTATTATTACCATTTATAGCGATAAAAGTTTTTCGTTTATTGTAAAAACTCCCCCTGCTTCTGTTTTGATCAAGAAGGCCATTGGGATTGAGACTGGTTCTAAGAAATCAAATACGGACAAGGTTGGGACTATATCTAGGGAAAAGGTGTCAGAAATTGCTAGAGTTAAAATGCCTGATTTGAATGCAAAAACAGAAATGGCGGCATTTAAAATTATTGCAGGAAGTGCACGGTCTATGGGTGTTGAGGTGGAGAAATAA
- a CDS encoding lipopolysaccharide assembly protein LapB, translated as MRLLIQLFGLVLVLSACRVKQGEAQNLVGLLEELSRDGLDRFLIVDRIVNIYIRNKDYEGALMIVNQGIVNDESREYYPLYFYLMGNIYAAMKEDLVAFTYYRYVVDNFDDYFYENSSIRVRIAKKVVSLNIGAGSKIHYYKLLLNSDVNSIREEDRGSYYYNLALDLESVQEYDEAYFYYKKLLSMPRSSLKVDLRDYSNVSSKVNYYNNPEFVVYRNLSDLIQDVKKCIYSGNTAKLLSIRDKHSFFIQSWDQRGGRGNSINTNSFLTTMIKLGSRRKNGIQFSDRFEADSSDGISYLESTGWEHIWEWYFVFKKISYPKDPEINNGWAWIGVYLGKK; from the coding sequence ATGAGGTTATTAATTCAATTGTTTGGTTTGGTTTTGGTTTTAAGTGCTTGTAGGGTTAAGCAGGGAGAAGCTCAAAATCTTGTGGGTCTTTTAGAAGAGTTAAGTAGGGATGGGCTGGATAGATTTCTCATTGTTGACAGGATAGTTAATATTTACATCAGAAATAAGGATTATGAGGGAGCTTTGATGATTGTAAATCAAGGAATTGTTAATGATGAGAGCAGGGAATATTATCCTTTGTATTTTTATTTGATGGGAAATATCTATGCCGCTATGAAGGAAGATTTAGTTGCTTTTACTTATTACAGGTATGTTGTTGATAATTTTGATGATTATTTCTATGAGAATAGTTCTATAAGGGTGAGAATTGCTAAAAAGGTAGTCAGTTTAAACATTGGTGCTGGTAGTAAAATTCATTATTATAAGTTATTGCTTAACAGTGATGTTAATAGCATTAGGGAGGAAGATAGGGGTAGTTATTACTACAATCTTGCTCTAGATTTGGAGAGTGTGCAGGAATATGACGAGGCATACTTTTATTATAAAAAATTGCTTTCGATGCCGAGGTCGAGCTTGAAGGTGGACTTGAGAGATTATTCTAACGTTAGCTCCAAGGTTAATTATTACAATAATCCCGAGTTTGTAGTTTATAGAAATCTGAGTGATTTAATTCAAGATGTTAAGAAGTGTATTTATTCTGGGAATACGGCAAAGCTATTAAGTATAAGGGATAAACATAGCTTCTTTATACAGAGTTGGGACCAGAGAGGGGGGCGGGGTAATTCAATTAATACAAATAGTTTTCTAACAACGATGATTAAGCTCGGAAGCAGACGGAAAAATGGGATACAGTTTTCAGATAGGTTTGAAGCTGATTCTAGTGATGGCATCTCCTATCTTGAATCTACTGGGTGGGAGCATATATGGGAGTGGTATTTTGTCTTTAAAAAGATCTCTTATCCAAAAGATCCAGAAATTAATAATGGTTGGGCTTGGATAGGAGTTTATTTGGGGAAAAAATAG
- a CDS encoding dicarboxylate/amino acid:cation symporter has product MNTKVKFFLAVFIGVLLGLFLPSGVYNTLAHIFIRLAYFSLIPFLIFSIPLGIENIIENKKFKKLFGKTIYYGILINAMGILTSVAVAIIYIPQRIPILDKNVKNLYVFDKSEFLETFFPKNIFTILTNSNPNLLSIYIISIIIGASFYYAKQKGRIARELILSTSNLFYNANGIVVNILNFGTIFITASYTNNLRNFKDYQYYINSILFFSSWTLIVILIIIPIISYKLTKNFGLAYKSVLISFQNIIFAGLTMDAYAPYSVLLEDIKNERINIKKSIITNIPIINFISKFGTIFISTISFFIILKSYSSLPISIYEIGYMSVLAFLFVFAFPHIPNSLIYVITMLCSTYTKGIELSYSSITPILPILTSLALMIDFTFNIAIMHIITFNESRET; this is encoded by the coding sequence ATGAACACGAAAGTGAAATTTTTTCTGGCCGTATTTATTGGAGTACTTCTCGGACTCTTTCTCCCCTCTGGTGTTTATAACACGCTAGCGCACATTTTTATAAGACTTGCCTACTTTTCATTAATTCCTTTTTTAATATTCTCAATTCCACTAGGAATAGAAAATATTATTGAAAATAAAAAATTTAAAAAACTATTTGGAAAAACAATTTATTATGGAATTTTAATCAACGCTATGGGGATCCTCACATCCGTTGCAGTTGCAATAATATACATCCCACAAAGAATTCCAATCCTAGATAAAAATGTTAAAAATTTATACGTGTTTGATAAATCGGAATTTCTTGAAACATTTTTTCCTAAAAACATCTTTACAATACTCACAAATAGCAATCCAAACCTTTTAAGTATTTACATTATTTCAATAATAATAGGTGCTAGTTTTTACTATGCAAAACAAAAGGGAAGAATTGCTAGAGAACTTATCTTGAGCACCTCAAATCTTTTTTACAATGCAAACGGAATAGTAGTTAACATACTAAACTTTGGTACCATTTTCATCACAGCATCTTATACCAACAACTTAAGAAATTTTAAAGATTATCAATACTACATAAATAGCATACTATTTTTTTCTTCATGGACGCTCATTGTGATTTTAATAATAATTCCAATAATCAGCTATAAATTAACCAAAAACTTTGGGTTGGCATACAAGAGTGTATTAATTTCATTTCAAAACATAATATTTGCAGGTCTAACAATGGACGCCTATGCTCCTTATTCTGTACTCCTAGAAGACATCAAAAATGAAAGAATAAACATAAAAAAATCAATAATTACGAACATCCCTATAATCAACTTTATTTCTAAATTCGGAACAATTTTTATTTCAACAATCTCGTTTTTCATCATTTTAAAATCTTACTCTAGCCTACCCATATCAATTTACGAAATAGGTTACATGAGCGTATTGGCGTTCTTATTTGTTTTTGCATTCCCACACATACCAAATAGCTTGATTTACGTAATTACAATGCTATGTTCCACTTACACAAAAGGAATTGAGCTTAGTTACTCCAGTATAACCCCAATACTACCGATACTAACATCCCTAGCCTTAATGATTGATTTCACATTCAACATCGCAATAATGCACATAATAACCTTTAACGAATCAAGAGAAACCTAG
- the secE gene encoding preprotein translocase subunit SecE, with product MFKFIKESVSELKKVTWPRYSEVIGNGKQVFWLVFLVSMFLGVVDYFMYLAIAYVF from the coding sequence GTGTTTAAGTTTATTAAAGAAAGTGTGTCAGAGCTTAAGAAGGTGACTTGGCCTAGGTATAGTGAGGTAATAGGAAATGGGAAGCAAGTTTTTTGGCTGGTTTTTCTTGTTTCAATGTTTTTGGGTGTGGTGGATTATTTTATGTATCTTGCTATAGCTTATGTGTTTTAG
- the rplJ gene encoding 50S ribosomal protein L10 yields MNAKINPRKVEMFDLFKGFLDGKDNIFFLDYRGLTVAELTRLRNRVEDQKGALKVVKNNIMKRVLREKKMNGLDSYLLGPTAVVTAADEANVIVKIFYEFVKGSSLKVKGGFVLGEVYDEARLNEYGKLPTRKEAISLFASVLKAPISKLARTLKALSDVKV; encoded by the coding sequence ATGAATGCAAAGATAAATCCTAGAAAAGTGGAAATGTTTGATTTATTTAAAGGTTTTCTGGATGGTAAGGATAATATTTTTTTCCTAGATTACAGGGGCCTAACGGTGGCGGAGCTTACTAGGCTTAGGAATAGGGTGGAGGATCAGAAGGGTGCTTTAAAGGTTGTGAAGAATAATATAATGAAGCGAGTTTTGAGGGAAAAGAAGATGAATGGGCTCGATTCTTATCTTTTGGGGCCAACGGCTGTTGTGACTGCTGCTGATGAGGCTAATGTAATTGTAAAAATTTTTTACGAATTTGTTAAGGGGAGCTCTTTAAAGGTTAAGGGGGGTTTTGTTTTAGGTGAGGTTTATGATGAGGCTAGGCTTAATGAGTACGGCAAGCTTCCTACTAGGAAGGAAGCTATTTCTTTGTTTGCAAGCGTCCTTAAGGCCCCTATTTCAAAGCTTGCAAGAACATTAAAGGCTTTGTCTGATGTTAAAGTTTAA
- the rplA gene encoding 50S ribosomal protein L1 — MAKVGKKYIQALSRIDRLKSYSIDDAISLLKEIKFVKFDETIDISINLNLKKSHTVRDTVVLPNQFMREKRILVFAKGDKAEEARESGATYVGDDDLLNKIKGGFAEFDVVVATPDMMKDVGKLGPILGKRGLMPNPRTQTVTNDVRGAIISLKKGRAEYRANKNGVINFSIGKSSMDSKKVRENYDEFIRELLKKRPSDLKGNFVDSVYLSSTMGPSVKIDFV, encoded by the coding sequence ATGGCTAAAGTGGGTAAAAAATATATTCAAGCTTTGTCTAGAATAGATAGGCTTAAGTCCTACAGCATAGATGATGCAATATCCTTGTTGAAGGAAATTAAATTTGTTAAGTTCGATGAAACTATTGATATTTCTATTAATCTTAACTTGAAGAAGAGCCATACAGTTAGGGATACGGTGGTTTTGCCGAATCAGTTTATGAGGGAAAAGAGAATACTTGTGTTTGCGAAGGGAGATAAGGCTGAGGAGGCTAGGGAATCTGGTGCTACCTATGTGGGGGATGATGATCTTCTTAATAAGATTAAGGGTGGCTTTGCTGAATTTGATGTTGTTGTGGCGACTCCTGATATGATGAAGGATGTGGGAAAGCTTGGGCCTATTTTGGGCAAAAGAGGATTGATGCCAAACCCTAGGACACAAACTGTTACAAATGATGTACGGGGTGCAATTATTAGTCTTAAAAAGGGCCGCGCGGAGTATAGGGCAAATAAAAATGGTGTAATAAATTTTTCTATTGGTAAATCTTCTATGGATAGCAAGAAGGTAAGAGAAAATTATGATGAGTTTATTAGGGAATTACTTAAGAAGCGGCCTAGTGATTTAAAGGGTAATTTTGTGGACAGTGTTTATCTTTCATCTACTATGGGGCCTTCTGTGAAGATTGATTTTGTTTAG
- the rplL gene encoding 50S ribosomal protein L7/L12 — MSLSKEDILTWLEGAKTVEVVDLIAAIEEKFGVTAAAVAVAAGPGVVGAGAEEQTEFDVVLVSFGDSKINVIKEVRAVTGLGLGEAKTLVEAVPKAVKEGISKADAEDIKKRLESVGARVEIK, encoded by the coding sequence ATGTCACTAAGTAAAGAAGATATTCTAACATGGCTTGAGGGAGCTAAAACAGTTGAGGTTGTTGATCTTATAGCAGCTATTGAGGAAAAGTTTGGAGTTACTGCTGCGGCTGTTGCTGTTGCTGCTGGTCCTGGTGTTGTTGGCGCTGGGGCTGAGGAACAGACGGAATTTGATGTGGTTCTTGTATCTTTTGGGGATAGTAAGATTAATGTCATTAAGGAAGTAAGAGCTGTTACCGGCCTTGGGCTTGGGGAGGCTAAGACTTTGGTTGAGGCTGTTCCTAAGGCGGTTAAGGAAGGTATTTCAAAGGCGGATGCTGAGGATATAAAGAAAAGGTTAGAATCAGTTGGTGCAAGAGTTGAGATTAAATAA